A single region of the Plantactinospora soyae genome encodes:
- a CDS encoding helix-hairpin-helix domain-containing protein, translating to MRSVDSSLGTLPKIGAPATRTLNNAGYTALRELAGVPRAELAKLHGMGPKALEIIQSALEEHNLSLG from the coding sequence ATGAGGAGCGTGGATTCCTCCCTCGGCACCCTGCCGAAGATCGGTGCGCCAGCGACGCGGACCTTGAACAACGCTGGGTACACGGCTCTGCGTGAGCTAGCCGGGGTGCCGCGTGCTGAGCTGGCCAAGCTGCACGGCATGGGCCCGAAAGCGCTCGAAATCATCCAGAGCGCGCTCGAAGAGCACAACCTGAGTCTGGGTTAG
- a CDS encoding helix-turn-helix domain-containing protein, protein MDGKNLPTLTAGQRIRLHRERTGKTRAILGGLVGRSAEWVKAVENNRLLPPRLQMLSQIAKALRVDLATLTGSDEPVSVSVGPGHAYLPAVREALNRWPIGLDTEPQPLSHIRARLDNAWRARHAAPDHRTVIGALLPGLIHDAQHAARVSTDRQQAYALLTEALGLTQMFLAYQPSGELVLRTVDRAMLAAQESGDPLALACATWFAAAAHRESGDWDTAMAVTLDAMRAIEPKLPDASDDLLASWGALQVEASHTAARAGEAGKAWHHLDIAGGVAKRLPEDFYQRWSSFSAVIMGPHAVTVEVELRKGGHALRQADRTDARAIPSRPRRARHLIEVARGHHLRNDRQATMGTLDLAYETAPETIRYNGYARSMVLELLGSPAAQRRPAHDLALKVGLAP, encoded by the coding sequence ATGGACGGAAAGAACCTGCCGACGCTCACCGCCGGCCAACGGATCCGGTTGCACCGCGAGCGGACCGGGAAGACGCGAGCGATCCTCGGAGGACTCGTTGGCCGGTCGGCTGAGTGGGTCAAGGCTGTCGAGAATAATCGACTCCTGCCACCGCGACTCCAGATGCTCAGCCAGATCGCGAAGGCGCTACGTGTCGACCTGGCGACGCTGACCGGGTCCGACGAGCCGGTCTCGGTGTCCGTCGGGCCGGGACACGCGTACCTCCCAGCGGTGCGGGAGGCGCTGAACCGGTGGCCGATTGGCCTGGACACCGAGCCGCAGCCGCTGTCGCACATCCGGGCCCGACTGGACAACGCGTGGCGCGCCCGGCACGCCGCCCCGGACCATCGGACCGTGATCGGTGCGCTGCTGCCAGGGCTGATCCACGACGCCCAGCACGCGGCCCGCGTCAGTACCGATCGCCAGCAGGCGTACGCCCTCCTGACCGAGGCGCTCGGATTGACGCAGATGTTCCTGGCCTACCAGCCGTCTGGCGAGCTGGTCTTGCGGACCGTGGACCGGGCGATGCTCGCCGCGCAGGAGTCCGGTGATCCGCTGGCCCTGGCCTGCGCGACATGGTTCGCGGCGGCCGCCCATCGCGAGTCCGGTGACTGGGACACCGCCATGGCCGTCACCCTGGATGCGATGCGGGCGATCGAACCCAAGCTTCCCGACGCCTCGGACGACCTGTTGGCATCATGGGGAGCGTTGCAGGTGGAGGCGTCGCACACCGCCGCCCGTGCAGGCGAGGCGGGAAAGGCGTGGCACCACCTGGATATCGCTGGTGGGGTGGCGAAGCGGCTCCCCGAGGACTTCTACCAGCGCTGGTCCAGCTTCAGTGCGGTCATCATGGGGCCGCACGCGGTGACGGTGGAAGTCGAGCTACGCAAGGGCGGCCACGCGCTCCGACAGGCGGACCGGACGGACGCCCGCGCCATTCCCTCCAGGCCGCGCCGGGCCCGCCATCTGATCGAGGTGGCCCGTGGGCATCATCTGCGCAATGACCGGCAGGCGACCATGGGCACGCTCGATCTGGCGTACGAGACGGCGCCGGAAACGATCCGGTACAACGGGTACGCGCGGTCGATGGTGTTGGAGTTGCTGGGTAGCCCCGCCGCGCAGCGCCGCCCTGCTCATGATCTGGCCCTGAAAGTGGGTCTGGCGCCGTAG
- a CDS encoding tetratricopeptide repeat protein: MDETDAERLRRAAVCRDAFELLLTGEPKPAVLQLQGLTEAAPGAPYRIEAAFLLALAKAVPYTHRQLEGGVDALRIAADGDHPIYTPAAKLLLAGHWTRMENYELAMPLWHALLEPYRLGYSAVAWFHIALNHERAGDHDKARDAMAQARATSDPQYAPKAMSWMITYYNNRGRTDRVEALAEIAFDFPDDPLGLDRYMQKNQHVVIGRQRLLDLAEPGGVLAGAQMLAQANGIKDDPLPIALSNDLQFQPTPMPGVDLPWFEPYLRHQPGTEALMTTAHQALAYADYVCTQAAIQYLEQNDGPANVFANIVQYPTKFPWGPVMHESIRQRMISVLNAPDDFIPTEWPTIRNSE; the protein is encoded by the coding sequence ATGGACGAGACCGATGCCGAACGTCTCCGGCGCGCGGCGGTGTGCCGAGACGCGTTCGAGTTGTTGCTGACTGGAGAGCCGAAGCCGGCCGTCCTCCAGCTTCAAGGGCTCACGGAGGCTGCTCCCGGGGCTCCATACCGGATTGAGGCGGCATTTCTCCTCGCCCTGGCCAAGGCGGTGCCGTACACGCACCGCCAGCTCGAAGGCGGCGTGGACGCGTTGCGGATCGCCGCCGACGGCGACCATCCGATCTACACACCCGCGGCGAAGCTGCTCCTCGCCGGTCACTGGACCCGGATGGAAAACTACGAGCTGGCGATGCCGTTGTGGCACGCTCTGCTGGAGCCGTACCGGCTCGGCTACAGCGCGGTCGCCTGGTTCCACATCGCCCTGAACCACGAGCGAGCGGGCGACCACGACAAGGCTCGCGACGCCATGGCGCAGGCGAGGGCCACCAGCGACCCGCAGTACGCCCCGAAGGCGATGAGCTGGATGATCACCTACTACAACAACCGTGGCCGTACGGATCGGGTCGAGGCGTTGGCCGAGATCGCGTTCGACTTTCCGGACGATCCGCTGGGCCTCGACAGGTACATGCAAAAAAATCAGCATGTGGTCATCGGCCGGCAGCGGTTGCTCGACCTGGCCGAGCCCGGCGGCGTCCTGGCCGGCGCGCAGATGCTCGCCCAGGCCAACGGCATCAAGGACGATCCGCTGCCCATCGCGCTCTCCAACGACCTACAGTTCCAGCCGACCCCGATGCCCGGTGTCGACCTGCCGTGGTTCGAGCCGTACCTCCGGCACCAGCCCGGCACCGAGGCGTTGATGACCACCGCCCACCAGGCGCTGGCCTACGCCGACTACGTCTGCACCCAGGCCGCGATCCAGTACCTGGAGCAGAACGACGGACCGGCGAACGTCTTCGCCAACATCGTGCAGTACCCGACGAAGTTTCCCTGGGGACCGGTGATGCACGAGAGCATCCGGCAGCGGATGATCAGCGTCCTGAACGCGCCCGACGACTTCATCCCGACGGAGTGGCCGACCATCCGCAATTCCGAGTGA
- a CDS encoding acylase — translation MGTATVAAVVLLVGLVPGVAPADDATTTTTRGYSAEIRRASYGVPHITAANFASLGFGVGNVQAEDNICLIAEQVATVDAVRSRHFGADEPNVRSDLFFQKATEDRVVERMLAGTPDGVEAPSRQARDLVRGFAAGYNNYLRKTGVANLTDPQCRAKPWVRQIGALDLWRTIWANMIRSGSLGALDLIVEATPPAAGTARSAAPSTTEIAAALSRAIRPAGAGGDGGTGTGTGTGTDSTLGSNAYGLGAEATTSGAGMLLANPHFPWDGPDRFYRMHLKIPGVYDVEGAALIGNPIVQIGHNATVGWSHTVSTAARSVLHELTLVPGDPTSYLYDGRPRKMTRRTVTVQVPTPGGGTEPVTRTMYDTLFGPVVSVPDALPWTTTTAYAMTDVNADNSRAVDGWLQMGRARTVRELRKVLDRYQFLPWVNVIAADAKGEALYGDHSVIPRVTDDLAATCIPDRFKQMYASSGDAVLDGSTSRCGLGTDPDAAVPGILGPAHLPVLLRTDYVANSNDSYWLTNPEQPLTGYPRIIGAEQTPRSLRTRLGLLQVQQRIAGTDGLPGTGFSVENLWQVQFGNRVYGGELVRDDLVALCTAKPRATASNGATVDLTAACAALRAWDLRVDLDSRGSHLFIEFARSGPILFQDRFLVTDPVNTPRILATDDPRVLTSLANAVQRLEGIPLDAPLGAVQTEPRGTEQLPIHGGPGGAGIFNAISASFTPGVGYPKIVHGSSFVMAVEFGRNGPSGRQILTYSQSANPNSPYYADQTRLYSRKGWDTIRYTDAQVAADPNLRTYRVREGERDCVNGGWRAFAQPAFTSQRTCVAYFRRA, via the coding sequence ATCGGCACCGCCACGGTCGCCGCCGTCGTGCTTCTTGTTGGTCTCGTGCCGGGCGTCGCGCCAGCCGACGACGCGACGACCACGACGACTCGCGGGTACTCGGCGGAGATCCGGCGCGCGTCGTACGGTGTGCCGCACATTACCGCCGCCAACTTCGCCAGCCTGGGCTTTGGCGTGGGCAACGTGCAGGCCGAGGACAATATCTGCCTGATCGCCGAGCAGGTGGCCACCGTCGATGCCGTCCGGTCACGGCACTTCGGTGCCGACGAGCCGAACGTGCGAAGTGACCTTTTCTTCCAGAAGGCGACGGAGGACAGGGTCGTCGAACGGATGCTCGCCGGCACCCCTGACGGGGTGGAGGCACCGTCCCGGCAGGCCCGCGACCTCGTTCGTGGCTTCGCCGCCGGCTACAACAACTACCTCCGCAAGACCGGAGTGGCGAACCTGACCGACCCGCAGTGTCGGGCGAAGCCGTGGGTCCGACAGATCGGCGCGCTCGACCTCTGGCGGACCATCTGGGCCAACATGATCCGGTCCGGCTCCCTCGGCGCGCTCGACCTGATCGTCGAGGCGACACCACCGGCAGCGGGCACGGCTCGAAGCGCGGCGCCGAGCACAACGGAGATCGCCGCAGCGCTGTCGCGGGCGATCCGCCCAGCGGGCGCGGGCGGTGACGGTGGCACCGGCACCGGCACCGGCACCGGCACCGATTCCACGCTGGGCAGCAACGCCTACGGGTTGGGTGCCGAGGCGACGACGAGCGGTGCCGGGATGCTACTTGCCAATCCGCACTTCCCGTGGGACGGGCCCGACCGGTTCTACCGGATGCACCTGAAGATCCCAGGCGTGTACGACGTGGAAGGCGCGGCGCTGATCGGCAACCCGATCGTCCAGATCGGCCACAACGCCACGGTGGGCTGGAGTCATACGGTCTCCACTGCCGCGCGGTCCGTGTTGCACGAGCTGACGCTCGTACCCGGTGACCCGACGTCGTACCTCTACGACGGCCGTCCCCGGAAGATGACCCGACGCACCGTGACGGTCCAGGTGCCGACGCCGGGCGGCGGCACCGAGCCGGTGACCCGGACCATGTACGACACGCTGTTCGGCCCGGTGGTCTCCGTCCCCGACGCCCTGCCGTGGACGACCACGACGGCGTACGCGATGACCGACGTCAACGCCGACAACAGCCGTGCGGTGGACGGGTGGCTGCAGATGGGCCGGGCCCGGACGGTACGCGAGCTGAGGAAGGTCCTCGACCGGTACCAGTTCCTACCCTGGGTCAACGTCATCGCCGCCGACGCCAAGGGCGAGGCGTTGTACGGCGACCACTCGGTCATTCCACGGGTCACCGACGATCTCGCCGCCACCTGCATCCCGGACCGGTTCAAGCAGATGTACGCGTCCAGCGGTGACGCGGTGCTCGACGGATCGACCTCGAGGTGCGGGCTGGGCACCGACCCCGACGCCGCCGTGCCCGGGATCCTCGGCCCGGCACACCTGCCGGTGCTGCTCCGCACCGACTATGTCGCGAACTCGAACGACAGCTACTGGCTGACCAACCCGGAACAGCCGTTGACCGGTTACCCGCGAATCATCGGCGCCGAGCAGACGCCACGCAGCCTGCGTACCCGGCTTGGCCTGCTCCAGGTGCAGCAGCGGATCGCCGGTACCGACGGCCTGCCGGGCACCGGGTTCAGCGTCGAGAACCTCTGGCAGGTCCAGTTTGGCAACCGGGTCTACGGCGGCGAACTGGTCAGGGACGATCTCGTCGCGCTGTGCACGGCGAAGCCGCGCGCCACGGCGTCGAACGGTGCCACCGTCGACCTCACCGCCGCCTGCGCGGCGCTGCGCGCCTGGGACCTCCGCGTCGACCTGGACAGCCGGGGCAGCCACCTGTTCATCGAGTTCGCGCGGAGCGGTCCCATCCTGTTCCAGGACAGGTTCCTGGTGACCGATCCGGTCAACACACCGCGGATCCTCGCCACCGATGATCCGCGGGTGCTGACCAGCCTGGCCAACGCCGTACAGAGGCTGGAAGGCATCCCACTGGACGCCCCGCTCGGCGCCGTGCAGACCGAACCGCGCGGCACCGAACAGCTTCCGATCCACGGCGGCCCCGGTGGCGCCGGAATCTTCAACGCCATCAGCGCCTCGTTCACGCCCGGTGTCGGCTACCCCAAAATCGTGCACGGCTCGTCGTTCGTCATGGCCGTCGAGTTCGGCAGGAACGGCCCGTCCGGGCGACAGATTCTGACGTACTCCCAGTCGGCAAACCCGAACTCGCCGTACTACGCCGACCAGACCCGGCTCTACTCCCGCAAGGGCTGGGACACCATCAGGTACACCGACGCGCAGGTCGCAGCCGACCCGAATCTGCGCACGTACCGGGTCCGGGAGGGCGAACGCGACTGCGTGAACGGCGGATGGCGGGCATTCGCGCAGCCAGCGTTCACATCACAGCGGACCTGCGTCGCGTACTTCCGGCGCGCATAG
- the xylB gene encoding xylulokinase, with protein MTLVAGVDSSTQSCKVVIRDAETGTLVRSGRAGHPDGTEVDPQAWWDALQAAIGEAGGLDDVAAASVGGQQHGMVCLDEGGQVVRPALLWNDTRSAGAALELIEELGGGEVGRQAWAEAVGSVPVASFTVTKLRWLARNEPENAGRVAAVCLPHDWLTWRLGGAAGLDALRTDRGDASGTGYWSPATGEYRPDLLERAFGRSLVVPAVVGPAERAGQLPNGAPLGPGTGDNAAAALGVGALPGDVIVSIGTSGTVFSVADAPAADSSGAVAGFADATGRFLPLVATLNAARVLDAAASMLGVGLDELAKLALSAPAGAGGLVMVPYLEGERTPNRPRATGAVHGLTLRTSTPAHFARAAVEGMLCALADGLDALLAQGATANRVILVGGGARSEAVRRIAPEVFGCPVLVPEPGEYVADGAARQAAWVIQSGSQPPTWSASQPQEYAGTAVPQIREQYAGARDLITDRPTG; from the coding sequence ATGACGCTCGTCGCCGGAGTCGACTCGTCGACCCAGTCGTGCAAGGTGGTGATCCGGGACGCGGAGACCGGCACGCTGGTCCGCAGCGGCCGGGCGGGGCACCCGGACGGGACCGAGGTCGATCCGCAGGCGTGGTGGGATGCGTTGCAGGCGGCGATCGGCGAGGCCGGTGGGCTGGACGACGTGGCGGCTGCCTCGGTTGGCGGGCAGCAGCACGGGATGGTGTGTCTGGATGAGGGCGGGCAGGTTGTCCGTCCGGCGTTGTTGTGGAATGACACCCGGTCGGCGGGGGCCGCTCTGGAGTTGATCGAGGAGCTTGGGGGCGGTGAGGTTGGGCGGCAGGCCTGGGCGGAGGCGGTCGGCAGTGTGCCGGTGGCCAGTTTTACGGTGACGAAGCTGCGCTGGTTGGCGCGGAACGAGCCGGAGAACGCTGGGCGGGTGGCGGCGGTGTGCCTGCCGCACGACTGGTTGACCTGGCGGCTGGGTGGGGCGGCGGGGCTGGACGCGCTGCGTACCGACCGGGGGGACGCGAGCGGGACCGGCTACTGGTCACCGGCGACGGGTGAGTACCGGCCGGATCTTCTGGAGCGGGCGTTCGGGCGGTCGTTGGTGGTGCCGGCGGTGGTGGGTCCGGCGGAGCGGGCGGGGCAGTTGCCGAACGGGGCACCGTTGGGCCCGGGAACCGGCGACAACGCTGCTGCGGCGTTGGGGGTCGGGGCGTTGCCGGGCGATGTGATCGTCTCGATCGGGACCTCGGGGACCGTGTTCAGCGTTGCGGATGCTCCGGCGGCAGACTCCTCGGGGGCGGTGGCCGGGTTCGCGGATGCGACCGGGCGGTTCCTGCCGTTGGTGGCGACGTTGAATGCGGCTCGGGTGTTGGATGCTGCGGCGTCGATGTTGGGTGTCGGGCTCGACGAGTTGGCGAAGCTGGCGTTGTCGGCGCCGGCCGGTGCTGGTGGACTGGTGATGGTCCCGTATCTGGAGGGGGAGCGGACACCTAATCGTCCGCGGGCGACGGGTGCGGTGCACGGGTTGACGCTGCGTACTTCGACGCCGGCACACTTCGCTCGGGCGGCGGTGGAGGGGATGCTCTGCGCGCTCGCCGACGGGCTGGACGCGCTGCTGGCCCAGGGCGCGACCGCGAACCGGGTCATCCTGGTCGGCGGCGGGGCCCGGTCCGAGGCGGTACGCCGGATCGCCCCGGAGGTCTTCGGCTGCCCGGTGCTGGTGCCCGAGCCGGGGGAGTACGTCGCGGACGGGGCCGCCCGGCAGGCCGCCTGGGTCATCCAGAGTGGGTCGCAGCCACCCACGTGGTCCGCCAGCCAGCCCCAGGAGTACGCCGGCACGGCCGTCCCGCAGATCCGCGAGCAGTACGCCGGAGCGCGTGACCTGATCACCGATCGCCCGACTGGCTGA